From Micromonospora sp. NBC_01699, a single genomic window includes:
- a CDS encoding cation transporter has protein sequence MATTISLSPGPDRRAVLARRVRLLVAATITYNVIEAVIGISAGIAASSTALIGFGLDSVIEVSSAAAVAWQFAGRDPEARERVALRAIASSFYALAAFVTVDAVRALLSGGEAEHSSVGLMLAAVSLAVMPFLSYAQRRAGRELGSRSAVADSKQTLLCTYLSAVLLVGLVLNSLFGWSWADPVAALVIAAVAIKEGREAWRGDTCCTPLPTAANARAAAGCTDGCCKSD, from the coding sequence ATGGCGACCACGATCAGCCTCTCACCAGGGCCGGATCGTCGGGCCGTCCTCGCGCGGCGGGTCCGGCTGCTCGTCGCTGCGACGATCACGTACAACGTGATCGAGGCGGTCATCGGTATCAGCGCCGGCATCGCGGCCTCGTCCACCGCGCTGATCGGGTTCGGGTTGGATTCGGTGATCGAGGTGTCCTCCGCGGCGGCGGTGGCATGGCAGTTCGCCGGCCGTGACCCGGAGGCACGGGAGCGGGTGGCACTGCGAGCGATCGCCTCGTCGTTCTATGCCCTCGCGGCGTTCGTCACCGTGGACGCGGTACGCGCCCTGCTCAGCGGTGGCGAGGCGGAGCATTCGTCGGTCGGTCTGATGCTGGCGGCGGTGTCGTTGGCGGTGATGCCGTTCCTGTCCTACGCCCAACGCCGGGCCGGCCGGGAACTGGGCTCCCGCTCCGCCGTGGCGGACTCGAAGCAGACCCTGCTCTGCACCTACCTGTCTGCGGTGCTGCTCGTGGGACTGGTGCTGAACAGCCTGTTCGGCTGGTCCTGGGCCGACCCGGTGGCAGCACTCGTCATCGCGGCGGTAGCGATCAAGGAGGGCCGTGAGGCCTGGCGGGGAGACACCTGCTGCACTCCGCTACCCACGGCCGCCAACGCTCGCGCGGCCGCCGGATGCACGGACGGCTGCTGCAAGTCCGACTAA
- a CDS encoding type 1 glutamine amidotransferase domain-containing protein, producing MAKVLFVVSGAQYWTLKDGHRHPTGYWAEEFVAPYSVFTGAGHQVTIATPGGVIPTVDTMSLRPSMTGSEANSLEHEAVIEKAEELRHPLVLRDVSVDDYDVVYYPGGHGPMEDLAYDRDSGKLLKDALASGKPLAVVCHAPAALLATRDVDGNSPFVGYRTTGYTNDEEESVHLRDKAKWLMEDEVRNLPTDYSRGPVFEPYLVSDRNLYTGQNPASSGPLAKEILKVL from the coding sequence GTGGCTAAAGTCTTGTTCGTGGTTTCCGGAGCACAGTACTGGACGCTGAAGGACGGCCACCGTCATCCCACCGGTTATTGGGCTGAAGAATTCGTGGCGCCCTACAGTGTTTTCACCGGGGCGGGCCACCAGGTCACCATCGCAACCCCCGGCGGCGTCATTCCCACCGTCGACACCATGAGCCTGCGCCCCAGCATGACGGGCAGCGAAGCCAATTCGCTCGAACATGAAGCCGTCATCGAAAAGGCCGAAGAATTGCGCCATCCCCTCGTCCTGAGGGACGTCAGCGTCGACGACTATGATGTCGTCTACTATCCCGGCGGACACGGCCCCATGGAAGACCTGGCATATGACCGCGACTCCGGGAAGCTTCTTAAAGACGCACTCGCGTCCGGTAAGCCCCTTGCCGTCGTATGCCACGCACCCGCCGCTCTTCTCGCCACCCGTGACGTCGATGGAAACTCCCCGTTCGTCGGATACCGAACCACCGGGTACACCAACGACGAGGAGGAGAGCGTGCACCTGCGGGACAAGGCAAAATGGCTTATGGAAGACGAAGTGCGCAACCTTCCCACCGACTACTCCCGTGGCCCCGTTTTCGAGCCCTACCTCGTCAGCGATCGGAACCTTTACACGGGTCAGAACCCCGCCTCGTCCGGCCCTCTCGCGAAGGAAATCCTCAAGGTGCTGTAG
- a CDS encoding alcohol dehydrogenase catalytic domain-containing protein, giving the protein MSSATKSARSFPAVLARSIGEVLVRVESSSLNGFDTAVAAGYLAGMMEHRFPVVLGKDFAGTVEAIGDGVTRFAAGDRVFGVVTKAFLGDGGFGEFVTVSEAIGIAKLPVELDATVAGALGLAGTAAVDALDAVAPQSGETVLISGATGGVGAIAIQYAAAAGAKVIATARPGAEADFVRGLGATDVVDHTGDLAAQVRAITPGGVDVVLHLAGDGAALTALLTDKGRLASTLGLGPDQHPAATAVMATPTADTLDRLAADAAAGRLTVPVSRTYALHEVPAAFGDFTLGTIGKLAITLA; this is encoded by the coding sequence ATGTCTTCGGCGACGAAGTCGGCGCGGAGTTTCCCGGCGGTTTTGGCGCGTTCGATCGGTGAGGTGCTGGTGCGGGTGGAATCGTCGTCGCTGAACGGGTTCGACACGGCGGTGGCCGCCGGGTATCTCGCCGGGATGATGGAGCACCGCTTCCCGGTGGTGCTGGGCAAGGACTTCGCCGGCACGGTCGAGGCGATCGGTGACGGCGTGACCCGGTTCGCGGCCGGCGACCGGGTGTTCGGTGTGGTGACGAAGGCGTTCCTGGGCGACGGAGGGTTCGGCGAGTTCGTGACGGTGAGCGAGGCGATCGGCATCGCGAAGCTTCCTGTGGAACTGGACGCCACAGTGGCGGGCGCGCTCGGCCTGGCCGGCACCGCCGCCGTGGACGCCCTCGACGCGGTCGCCCCACAGTCCGGTGAGACGGTGTTGATCAGCGGCGCGACCGGCGGGGTCGGTGCGATCGCGATCCAGTACGCTGCCGCGGCCGGCGCGAAGGTCATCGCCACCGCCCGGCCCGGCGCGGAGGCCGACTTCGTCCGTGGGCTCGGTGCCACCGATGTCGTGGATCACACCGGTGACCTGGCTGCTCAGGTCCGCGCGATCACCCCGGGCGGGGTCGACGTGGTCCTGCATCTGGCCGGTGACGGCGCCGCTCTCACCGCTCTGCTCACCGACAAGGGACGCCTGGCCAGCACCCTCGGTCTCGGCCCGGACCAGCACCCCGCCGCGACCGCGGTGATGGCGACCCCGACCGCGGACACCCTGGACCGGCTCGCGGCCGATGCCGCCGCCGGGCGGCTCACGGTCCCGGTCAGCCGCACCTACGCACTGCACGAGGTTCCCGCCGCGTTCGGCGACTTCACGCTCGGCACGATCGGCAAACTCGCCATCACCCTCGCCTGA
- a CDS encoding LLM class flavin-dependent oxidoreductase produces MELGILSLSDLQISLDTGRKVTAGQRIDDTVDYAVLGERLGLDVFALGEHHSLDFAVSSPAVVLAAIAACTEKIRLTSAVTVLSALDPVRVYQDYATLDLVLLARRHRVRRRSSEDARVREAVERALRDQEPGVR; encoded by the coding sequence ATGGAGCTGGGGATCCTGTCGCTGAGCGACCTACAGATCAGCCTCGACACGGGCCGGAAAGTCACCGCCGGGCAGCGCATCGACGACACCGTCGACTACGCCGTCCTCGGCGAGCGGCTCGGACTGGACGTGTTTGCCCTCGGCGAGCATCACAGCCTCGACTTCGCCGTGTCCTCACCAGCGGTCGTGCTCGCCGCGATCGCCGCCTGCACCGAGAAGATCAGGCTGACCAGTGCGGTCACCGTGCTCAGCGCGCTGGACCCGGTCCGCGTCTACCAGGACTACGCCACCCTCGACCTGGTCCTGCTCGCGCGTCGTCACCGCGTACGACGCAGGAGCAGTGAGGACGCCCGGGTACGGGAGGCCGTCGAGCGGGCACTGCGTGACCAGGAGCCGGGCGTACGCTGA
- a CDS encoding acyltransferase, with translation MDEPTRDHYLDLLRTMGLARVFLYHASGWTWLSVLFPAMGVMFGIGGSLMAASLDRNGATAVPRRIRRLLLPFWAFGALSIAVLFLTGWRTAPTGRLGWTELGWWIVPVQVPPVGGQPWSWAFNAGLWYVVTYVWFVLASGVLLKLFRRRPWWCLGIATYLPAVFLIDGVHTGYFLVGYLPCWLLGFAHRDGLLHRIPARRYGALVAALAVSGGGWLLVAAVADDTSAVNQTPVGRTLWSMALVAAVLRLRPRLGRLARTSTYRRVVGLANARAVTIYLWHIPAGMLVTVLLLPVVPVDAGVHLVLRMAGMCAVTAVAVAALGWVEDVAAARRPTLLAGQRTPRPPTRDPAAFSA, from the coding sequence GTGGACGAGCCCACCCGCGATCACTACCTGGACCTGTTGCGGACAATGGGGCTGGCACGGGTGTTTCTCTACCACGCCTCGGGCTGGACGTGGCTGAGCGTCCTGTTCCCCGCCATGGGAGTGATGTTCGGCATCGGCGGCTCCCTCATGGCCGCGTCCCTGGACCGCAACGGCGCGACGGCCGTCCCCCGCCGGATACGGCGGCTGTTGCTCCCGTTCTGGGCGTTCGGCGCGTTGAGCATCGCCGTCCTGTTCCTCACGGGCTGGCGGACGGCACCGACGGGGCGGCTCGGCTGGACAGAACTCGGCTGGTGGATAGTGCCGGTGCAGGTGCCGCCGGTCGGCGGCCAGCCCTGGTCGTGGGCCTTCAACGCCGGTCTCTGGTACGTGGTCACGTACGTGTGGTTCGTGCTGGCCTCGGGGGTCCTGCTGAAACTCTTCCGGCGGCGGCCGTGGTGGTGCCTCGGCATCGCGACCTACCTGCCCGCCGTGTTCCTGATCGACGGAGTGCACACCGGCTACTTCCTCGTCGGCTACCTGCCCTGCTGGTTGCTGGGCTTCGCCCACCGCGACGGACTGCTGCACCGGATTCCCGCCCGTCGGTACGGTGCCCTGGTGGCGGCCCTGGCCGTCAGCGGCGGCGGTTGGCTCCTCGTCGCCGCCGTGGCCGACGACACCTCCGCCGTCAACCAGACCCCGGTCGGGCGAACCCTGTGGTCCATGGCCCTGGTCGCCGCCGTGCTGCGGCTGCGGCCCCGGCTCGGCCGACTCGCCCGCACCTCGACGTACAGACGCGTGGTCGGCCTGGCCAACGCCCGCGCGGTCACCATCTACCTGTGGCACATACCGGCCGGGATGCTCGTCACCGTCCTGCTCCTACCCGTGGTGCCGGTCGACGCCGGTGTGCACCTGGTGCTGCGGATGGCCGGCATGTGCGCGGTCACCGCCGTGGCGGTCGCGGCGCTCGGCTGGGTCGAGGACGTCGCCGCCGCGCGCCGGCCGACCCTCCTAGCGGGGCAACGCACGCCTCGACCTCCGACGCGGGATCCGGCAGCATTCAGCGCTTGA
- a CDS encoding pyridoxal-phosphate dependent enzyme — protein MIDRSSGPKPDRWVTLGSWPTPVEPAPRLAEAIGLASGALWMKRDDLGGLGGGGNKVRKLERTVGVALANGADTLVTTGAPQSNHARLTAAAGARSGLRVVLVFPGEPGRSGSGNLALDGLFGARVHWAGDVDRGQLATVAADVVDELRRDGASPELIPFGGSNAVGAYGYVEAGRELLDQVPDVDVVVVALGSGATMAGLVASLGADRVIGVDVGALDEPAEVVTALAGQVGGTSVSADQLRIRYDQVGAGYAQLTPASAEALRLTARSEGIVLDPIYTGRAMAGLIAAVRDGDIASDAKTVFVHTGGLPGLFGHPDTVRWAESALGQYRPGRAGTDS, from the coding sequence ATGATCGATCGTTCCTCGGGTCCGAAGCCGGACCGGTGGGTGACCCTCGGCAGCTGGCCGACACCCGTCGAGCCGGCACCCCGGCTCGCCGAGGCCATCGGGCTCGCCTCCGGGGCCCTGTGGATGAAGCGGGACGATCTCGGTGGTCTCGGCGGTGGGGGCAACAAGGTTCGCAAGCTCGAACGGACCGTCGGTGTCGCACTCGCCAATGGCGCTGACACCCTGGTCACGACCGGTGCGCCACAGAGCAACCACGCTCGGCTCACCGCCGCCGCGGGCGCCCGGTCCGGTCTGCGGGTGGTGCTGGTCTTCCCCGGCGAACCGGGCCGGTCCGGCTCCGGCAACCTCGCCCTGGACGGCCTCTTCGGAGCGCGGGTCCACTGGGCCGGGGACGTGGACCGGGGCCAACTCGCCACCGTGGCCGCCGACGTCGTCGACGAGCTGCGTCGGGACGGGGCCAGCCCCGAGCTGATCCCGTTCGGCGGATCCAACGCCGTCGGTGCGTACGGTTATGTCGAGGCGGGCCGGGAGCTGCTGGACCAGGTGCCCGACGTCGACGTGGTCGTGGTCGCCCTGGGCTCCGGCGCAACCATGGCCGGACTGGTCGCGTCGCTCGGCGCCGACAGGGTCATCGGGGTCGACGTCGGCGCGCTGGACGAACCGGCCGAGGTGGTCACCGCCCTCGCCGGCCAGGTCGGCGGGACGAGCGTCTCCGCCGACCAACTGCGCATCCGGTACGACCAGGTCGGCGCCGGTTACGCCCAGCTCACCCCGGCGTCGGCCGAGGCGCTTCGACTGACCGCGCGCAGCGAGGGCATCGTGCTCGACCCGATCTACACCGGCCGGGCGATGGCGGGCCTGATCGCCGCCGTGCGGGACGGGGACATCGCCTCGGACGCCAAGACCGTCTTCGTGCACACCGGGGGCCTGCCCGGACTGTTCGGCCACCCGGACACCGTCCGCTGGGCCGAGTCGGCGCTCGGCCAGTACCGGCCGGGCCGGGCCGGCACCGATTCCTGA
- a CDS encoding RICIN domain-containing protein yields the protein MTPATSTVPPATDTRSHRRRRIGLVVATAVVVAGTAAAVHPRPASAATIDTGAHYVITSRHSGKALAVYNFATNDGTPIVQWTRNDGNQQQWQFVDAGSGYYKIRSRHSGKFLELPNASDGTQLVQNADNGSTRQHFGVADSDGGHVRFVNRHSGKALDLWEWSTADGGIVSQFQDLGGWNQQWQLNRVGSGDGTDCGSGSFNAEAVLNGSTWTARNGGSTVYTGGDMRSAMQAAVNSLSAGRTTKQRVVVRGSGAMSAGSRLSLPSYTTLDVCGTINVTGSGSGDQAPVYARGATDIEVQHLNLTGSPLYGIFMRNVDNLILGQIDMRLSSGLGVRIDNHGGDRAVKVRNIRIDNVYVQGTSSQGVETYGVDGLTVGTVTARSTGESGLLLNDTINATIGTVDADNAGTGTGYAAFRMANRNGRVGNGYPTNIRVGTVIARGGGRGIFCVSESGGAVIDRVTISNTGNNSILVENCYNVTIAGQSGTVTGGGEVRVAARTEFPISSGITLQNLTVSNTNITQNPCGGANNVIRNVTRINSTLNWC from the coding sequence ATGACACCCGCCACCAGCACCGTCCCACCCGCTACCGACACCCGATCCCACCGGCGCCGCCGGATCGGCCTCGTCGTTGCCACGGCCGTCGTCGTCGCCGGCACCGCTGCCGCCGTCCACCCGCGACCGGCATCGGCCGCCACCATCGACACCGGCGCCCACTACGTGATCACCTCACGCCACAGCGGCAAGGCGCTCGCCGTCTACAACTTCGCCACCAACGACGGCACCCCGATCGTGCAGTGGACCCGCAACGACGGCAACCAGCAGCAGTGGCAGTTCGTCGACGCCGGCAGCGGCTACTACAAGATCAGGTCCCGGCACAGCGGCAAGTTCCTCGAACTGCCCAACGCCTCCGACGGCACCCAACTGGTGCAGAACGCCGACAACGGCTCCACCCGCCAGCACTTCGGCGTCGCCGACTCCGACGGCGGACACGTACGCTTCGTCAACCGGCACAGCGGCAAGGCGCTGGACCTCTGGGAATGGTCGACCGCCGACGGCGGCATCGTCTCCCAGTTCCAGGACCTGGGCGGCTGGAACCAGCAGTGGCAACTCAACCGGGTCGGCTCCGGCGACGGCACCGACTGCGGAAGCGGCTCGTTCAACGCCGAGGCGGTACTGAACGGCAGCACGTGGACCGCGCGCAACGGCGGCAGCACGGTCTACACCGGCGGCGACATGCGCTCCGCGATGCAGGCGGCGGTGAACAGCCTCTCCGCCGGTCGCACCACGAAACAGCGGGTGGTCGTACGCGGCTCGGGTGCGATGAGCGCCGGATCGCGACTCTCCCTGCCGAGCTACACCACCCTGGACGTCTGCGGCACCATCAACGTCACCGGATCGGGCTCCGGGGACCAGGCACCGGTCTACGCCCGGGGCGCCACCGACATCGAGGTCCAGCACCTCAACCTCACCGGATCGCCGCTGTACGGAATCTTCATGCGCAACGTCGACAACCTGATCCTGGGACAGATCGACATGCGACTGTCCAGCGGCCTCGGCGTACGGATCGACAACCACGGCGGGGACCGCGCGGTGAAGGTCCGCAACATCCGGATCGACAACGTGTACGTCCAGGGCACCAGCAGCCAGGGCGTCGAGACGTACGGGGTGGACGGGCTGACGGTCGGCACCGTCACCGCCCGCAGCACCGGTGAGTCCGGCCTGCTGCTCAACGACACGATCAACGCCACGATCGGTACCGTCGACGCCGACAACGCCGGCACCGGCACCGGGTACGCGGCGTTCCGGATGGCGAACCGCAACGGCCGGGTGGGCAACGGCTACCCGACGAACATCCGGGTCGGCACCGTGATCGCCCGTGGTGGCGGTCGCGGGATCTTCTGCGTCTCGGAGAGCGGTGGCGCCGTCATCGACCGGGTGACCATCTCGAACACCGGCAACAACTCGATCCTGGTGGAGAACTGCTACAACGTGACCATCGCCGGGCAGTCCGGCACGGTCACCGGCGGCGGCGAGGTCCGGGTTGCCGCCCGTACCGAGTTCCCGATCTCCTCGGGCATCACGTTGCAGAACCTGACGGTGTCCAACACCAACATCACCCAGAATCCGTGCGGTGGCGCCAACAACGTGATCCGCAACGTGACCCGGATCAACTCCACCCTGAACTGGTGCTGA
- a CDS encoding NADP-dependent oxidoreductase produces MPKAVKYDEYGGIDVLRVVEVEPPAPGAGQVLVRVVAAGINPGEAAIRQGLMDSQYPTTFPSGQGSDLAGTVAELGPGVDAFAVGDEVFGFTNDRASQAELVAVPAGQLVRRPPGMSWEVAGALPVAGTTAYAAVHAVGVGEGDTVVVSGAAGGVGSLAVQLARDAGATVIGLAGPANHDWLTDHGVTPVAYGEGMADRVRAAADGPVDAFVDTFGDGYVDLAVNLGVQPERIDTIIDFAAAQKYGVRTAANSEGARADVLAELARLVDEGRLEIPIAGTYPLDQVRDAYRELEQRHTRGKIVIMP; encoded by the coding sequence ATGCCTAAAGCGGTCAAATACGATGAGTACGGTGGGATCGACGTCTTGCGGGTGGTGGAGGTCGAACCTCCCGCCCCCGGCGCCGGGCAGGTCCTCGTCAGGGTCGTCGCCGCCGGCATCAACCCCGGCGAGGCCGCCATCCGACAGGGCCTGATGGACAGCCAGTACCCGACCACCTTCCCGTCCGGTCAGGGCAGCGACCTCGCCGGAACGGTGGCCGAACTCGGCCCCGGTGTCGACGCGTTCGCGGTCGGCGACGAGGTGTTCGGTTTCACGAACGACCGGGCGAGCCAGGCCGAGCTCGTCGCCGTACCGGCCGGGCAGCTCGTCCGCCGACCGCCGGGGATGTCCTGGGAGGTGGCCGGCGCGCTGCCCGTGGCGGGGACCACGGCGTACGCGGCGGTGCACGCGGTGGGGGTCGGCGAGGGCGACACCGTCGTCGTCTCCGGAGCCGCGGGCGGGGTCGGGTCGCTCGCCGTCCAGTTGGCCCGTGACGCCGGGGCGACCGTGATCGGGCTGGCCGGACCGGCGAACCACGACTGGCTCACCGACCACGGCGTGACCCCGGTCGCGTACGGCGAGGGAATGGCCGACCGAGTGCGGGCCGCCGCCGACGGTCCGGTCGACGCCTTCGTCGACACCTTCGGCGATGGCTACGTCGACCTCGCCGTCAACCTCGGGGTGCAGCCCGAACGGATCGACACGATCATCGACTTCGCCGCCGCCCAGAAGTACGGTGTGAGGACCGCGGCGAACAGCGAGGGTGCGCGGGCGGACGTACTGGCCGAACTCGCCCGGCTGGTCGACGAGGGGCGGCTGGAGATCCCGATCGCCGGCACGTACCCGTTGGACCAGGTCCGCGACGCCTACCGGGAGCTGGAGCAGCGGCACACCCGGGGCAAGATCGTAATCATGCCCTGA
- a CDS encoding fibronectin type III domain-containing protein: MRTRFIRAGAVVLLAVASVAVATPATAAPKCDVPNPPPICDPVDDYGNPTVTLGTPVRQPAGLSVSGTAKDPDGSGPVQVQIKIQGVVVGTLSANRSTGAYSGIVPARAGSTVCAVALNQNEGQNTSTCRTFAVSVDPIGSVDEVSPGPAGLRVRGWSIDPDTANPIDVHVYLDGAYARTVNAAGSRADVAAVYPAYGAAHGYDLTLPAGPGAHTVCVYGINVGAGTVNTQLGCGTVTQGSPPAAPDIQVNASQTVPTIYLYVQPRSTNASGFVIERSTGGSAGPWTQVHSNNRTGDTAFSWDDTGVAQGQQYCYRVRADNAYGSATSAVVCRDLPLPALPRPTNVSVTGVTETSLVLNWFDNAVGETQYRVDHVGVNTMYAPGTAGTGPMTFAMNNLQPATRYCFKIGPIKSGFGFDPAPEICATTASPPPPPPVSVKTVNIWNCVSAGVSGSVWLFDHGTASWSRAASAPSSWVGRSCGTPYSGPSASVNLPDGRVVTVALVIAGNKFCTTEDPTSTGCRRWEAGPVLGGVKGITTYDVVG; encoded by the coding sequence ATGCGTACCCGATTCATCCGCGCCGGGGCGGTGGTGCTGCTCGCCGTCGCCTCCGTCGCCGTCGCCACCCCCGCCACGGCGGCACCCAAATGCGACGTGCCGAACCCGCCGCCGATCTGCGATCCCGTGGACGACTACGGCAACCCCACCGTCACGCTCGGGACCCCGGTCCGCCAGCCCGCCGGGCTGTCCGTCAGCGGCACCGCGAAGGACCCGGACGGATCCGGTCCCGTCCAGGTCCAGATCAAGATCCAGGGCGTGGTCGTCGGCACACTGTCCGCCAACAGGTCGACCGGGGCGTACTCCGGGATCGTGCCGGCGCGGGCCGGCAGCACGGTCTGCGCGGTCGCGCTGAACCAGAACGAGGGCCAGAACACGTCCACCTGCCGTACCTTCGCGGTATCCGTCGACCCGATCGGGTCCGTCGACGAGGTGTCGCCGGGACCTGCCGGCCTGCGGGTACGGGGCTGGTCGATCGACCCGGACACCGCCAACCCGATCGACGTGCACGTCTACCTCGACGGGGCGTACGCCCGTACGGTCAACGCCGCCGGCAGCCGGGCGGACGTCGCCGCGGTCTACCCGGCGTACGGCGCGGCGCACGGCTACGACCTCACCCTGCCCGCCGGCCCCGGTGCGCACACCGTCTGCGTGTACGGCATCAACGTCGGCGCCGGCACCGTCAACACCCAGCTCGGCTGCGGCACGGTCACCCAGGGCAGTCCGCCGGCCGCGCCCGACATCCAGGTCAACGCGTCCCAGACGGTGCCGACGATCTACCTCTACGTGCAGCCGCGCAGCACGAACGCCAGCGGCTTCGTGATCGAGCGCTCGACCGGCGGCAGTGCCGGCCCCTGGACCCAGGTGCACAGCAACAACCGGACCGGTGACACGGCGTTCAGCTGGGACGACACCGGCGTGGCCCAGGGCCAGCAGTACTGCTACCGGGTTCGGGCCGACAACGCGTACGGTTCGGCCACCTCGGCGGTCGTCTGCCGGGACCTTCCCCTGCCCGCCCTGCCCCGGCCGACCAACGTCTCGGTGACCGGGGTGACCGAGACCTCGCTCGTCCTGAACTGGTTCGACAACGCCGTCGGCGAGACCCAGTACCGGGTCGACCACGTCGGCGTGAACACCATGTACGCGCCCGGCACCGCCGGCACCGGGCCGATGACCTTCGCCATGAACAACCTCCAGCCCGCGACCCGGTACTGCTTCAAGATCGGCCCGATCAAGTCGGGCTTCGGCTTCGACCCGGCGCCCGAGATCTGTGCCACCACGGCCAGCCCGCCCCCGCCGCCGCCGGTCTCGGTCAAGACCGTCAACATCTGGAACTGCGTGTCCGCTGGCGTGTCCGGCAGCGTCTGGCTCTTCGACCACGGCACCGCGAGCTGGAGCCGGGCCGCGTCGGCACCGAGCAGCTGGGTCGGCCGTAGCTGCGGGACGCCGTACTCCGGTCCGTCGGCCAGCGTGAACCTTCCGGACGGGCGGGTTGTCACGGTCGCCCTGGTGATCGCGGGCAACAAGTTCTGCACCACCGAGGACCCGACCAGTACCGGCTGCCGGCGCTGGGAGGCCGGTCCGGTGCTCGGCGGCGTCAAGGGCATCACCACCTACGACGTCGTCGGCTGA
- a CDS encoding DNA polymerase ligase N-terminal domain-containing protein, which yields MANHPGSDGDERRDAEPPRPAFVLHEHRRPTHHFDLRLEQDGVLRSWAVPKGLPTDPSGDRLAVAVPDHDLDHLTYSDADKSIADLGWWEEHDRTERRLLFTLHGRDGSSRYALINTRQNWLLHRTRDQPGR from the coding sequence ATGGCGAATCACCCCGGGTCGGACGGCGACGAACGGCGGGACGCGGAGCCGCCGCGTCCCGCCTTCGTGTTGCACGAGCACCGGCGGCCGACCCACCACTTCGACCTGCGGCTGGAGCAGGACGGCGTGCTCCGGTCGTGGGCGGTGCCGAAGGGCCTGCCCACCGATCCGTCCGGGGACCGGTTGGCGGTCGCCGTGCCCGACCACGACCTGGATCATCTGACCTACTCCGACGCCGACAAGTCGATCGCCGACCTGGGCTGGTGGGAGGAACACGACCGGACCGAGCGCCGGCTGCTGTTCACCCTGCACGGCCGGGACGGGTCGAGCCGCTACGCGCTCATCAACACCCGGCAGAACTGGCTACTGCACCGGACCAGGGACCAACCCGGCCGGTAG
- a CDS encoding LysR family transcriptional regulator, with product MDLDVRRLRVLHEVALRGGVTAAAGALHVTPSAVSQQLVQLSREAGCELVERSGRGVVLTAAGQVLAAHAERILGAVEHAVAGLAVLHQRVGGTVRVAAFPSAAGALVAPAAARAMAEHPDLDVRVVEAEDLQSQLDLRSATIDVAVRQEYDHVPVTRTAELDRHPITTDPMHLITPAGWGRATRRLADLSDVPWVASAEHTPCGRSTLRACHLAGFEPDIRHRAIDFALTLDLVAAGLGAALVPGLALRNVPHGVDVRPLDAPLTGRQIFAVTRPRGDGPLRPAIDALLRALAATAPGRPGSTTPGRAAPGRPGTLPAGLVPGPVQ from the coding sequence ATGGATTTGGACGTACGCCGACTCCGGGTGCTGCACGAGGTCGCCCTGCGCGGCGGGGTGACCGCCGCCGCCGGTGCCCTGCACGTCACCCCGTCGGCAGTCTCCCAGCAGCTCGTACAGCTCTCCCGGGAAGCCGGCTGCGAACTGGTCGAGCGGTCCGGTCGGGGGGTCGTGCTCACCGCCGCCGGGCAGGTGCTCGCCGCGCACGCGGAGCGGATCCTCGGCGCGGTCGAACACGCGGTGGCCGGGCTCGCCGTACTGCACCAGCGGGTCGGCGGCACGGTCCGGGTGGCCGCGTTCCCGTCCGCCGCCGGCGCCCTGGTCGCCCCGGCCGCTGCCCGCGCCATGGCCGAACACCCGGACCTGGACGTACGCGTGGTCGAGGCCGAGGACCTGCAAAGCCAGCTCGACCTGCGCTCGGCCACCATCGACGTCGCGGTCCGCCAGGAGTACGACCACGTCCCGGTGACCCGGACCGCCGAACTCGACCGGCACCCGATAACCACCGACCCGATGCACCTGATCACTCCCGCCGGCTGGGGCCGGGCCACCCGCCGACTGGCCGACCTGTCGGACGTGCCGTGGGTGGCCAGCGCGGAGCACACCCCGTGCGGTCGGTCGACCCTGCGCGCCTGCCACCTCGCCGGGTTCGAGCCGGACATCCGGCACCGGGCGATCGACTTCGCCCTCACCCTCGACCTCGTCGCCGCCGGCCTCGGCGCCGCGCTGGTACCGGGCCTGGCGCTGCGCAACGTGCCGCACGGGGTCGACGTACGCCCGCTCGACGCGCCGCTGACCGGCCGACAGATCTTCGCGGTCACCCGGCCCCGGGGCGACGGTCCGCTGCGGCCGGCGATCGACGCCCTGCTCCGCGCGCTGGCCGCGACGGCGCCCGGCCGACCCGGCTCGACGACGCCCGGCCGAGCAGCGCCCGGCCGACCCGGCACGCTACCGGCCGGGTTGGTCCCTGGTCCGGTGCAGTAG